Proteins encoded within one genomic window of Thermus hydrothermalis:
- a CDS encoding 3-dehydroquinate synthase codes for MQRLSVRSPVTYPILIGEGVLAEVRVEGPRALLYDRQVEAFALEVAEALRVEHRLGLEGGEGAKSLAVYGQALSFLAERGLPRNTTLLVVGGGTLTDLGGFVAATYLRGIRYLAFPTTTLAVVDASVGGKTGLNLPEGKNLVGAFHFPQGVYAELKALRTLPSSTFKEGLVEAFKHGIIAGDEALLRVEDLTPENPRLEAYLARAVAVKVAITEKDPLEKGERRLLNLGHTLGHALEAHTRHALPHGAAVAYGLLFAALLGRALGGKDLTPLLVGLLRWLDPPPVPLMPFATLVPYLLRDKKKLSESLHWVVPLDVGRLEIRPLPETLLQAAYAEWQKLITREGFAQG; via the coding sequence ATGCAAAGGTTAAGCGTCCGTAGTCCCGTGACCTACCCCATCCTCATCGGGGAGGGCGTCTTGGCCGAGGTGAGGGTGGAAGGCCCCCGGGCCCTCCTCTACGACCGCCAGGTGGAGGCCTTCGCCCTGGAGGTGGCGGAGGCGCTTAGGGTGGAGCACCGCCTGGGCCTGGAGGGGGGAGAAGGGGCGAAGAGCCTGGCCGTTTATGGCCAGGCCCTCTCCTTCCTGGCGGAAAGGGGGCTTCCCCGGAACACCACCCTCCTGGTGGTGGGCGGGGGCACCCTCACGGACCTCGGGGGGTTCGTGGCCGCCACGTACCTGAGGGGGATACGCTACCTGGCCTTCCCCACCACCACCTTGGCGGTGGTGGACGCCAGCGTGGGGGGGAAGACGGGCCTCAACCTCCCCGAGGGCAAGAACCTGGTGGGAGCCTTCCACTTCCCCCAAGGGGTCTACGCCGAGCTGAAGGCGCTCCGGACCCTACCCTCCTCCACCTTCAAGGAGGGGCTGGTGGAGGCCTTCAAGCACGGGATCATCGCAGGGGACGAGGCGCTCCTCCGGGTGGAGGACCTCACCCCGGAAAACCCCCGCCTCGAGGCCTACCTGGCCCGCGCGGTGGCGGTGAAGGTGGCCATCACGGAGAAAGACCCCTTGGAGAAGGGGGAAAGGAGGCTTTTGAACCTGGGCCACACCCTGGGGCACGCCCTCGAGGCCCACACCCGCCACGCCCTGCCCCACGGGGCGGCGGTGGCCTACGGCCTCCTCTTCGCCGCCCTGTTGGGCAGGGCTTTGGGGGGAAAGGACCTCACGCCGCTCTTGGTTGGGCTCCTCCGGTGGCTTGACCCACCCCCCGTCCCCTTGATGCCCTTTGCTACTCTTGTGCCTTACCTCCTGCGCGACAAGAAAAAGCTCTCCGAAAGCCTTCACTGGGTAGTACCCTTGGACGTAGGGAGGCTTGAGATAAG
- a CDS encoding shikimate kinase, producing MARLEVPRPATFISLTGFMGVGKSRIGRELARALLLHFIDLDRYIERRTGLSIPDIFRHLGEEAFRRMEKEAVRELVAKDFLVLSLGGGTFVDPENRSLLLARGPVVALWASPETILERATRKPGERPLLQVENPLERIRTLLQARAPIYREAHVHVSTDHRKVEEVVEEIVEKLWAYAKVKRP from the coding sequence ATGGCCCGCCTCGAGGTCCCCCGCCCCGCCACCTTCATCAGCCTCACCGGCTTCATGGGGGTGGGGAAAAGCCGCATCGGGCGGGAGCTGGCCCGGGCCCTCCTCCTCCACTTCATAGACCTAGACCGCTACATTGAAAGGCGCACGGGGCTTTCCATCCCCGACATCTTCCGCCACCTGGGAGAGGAAGCCTTTCGCCGCATGGAAAAGGAGGCGGTGCGGGAGCTGGTGGCGAAGGACTTCCTGGTCCTTTCCCTGGGCGGGGGAACCTTCGTGGACCCGGAAAACCGAAGCCTCCTCCTCGCCCGGGGGCCGGTGGTGGCCCTCTGGGCAAGCCCGGAAACCATCCTGGAACGGGCCACGAGGAAGCCCGGGGAAAGGCCCCTCCTCCAGGTGGAAAACCCCTTGGAGCGCATCCGCACCCTCCTCCAGGCCCGCGCCCCCATCTACCGGGAAGCCCACGTGCACGTGTCCACCGACCACCGCAAGGTGGAAGAGGTGGTGGAGGAGATCGTGGAGAAGCTTTGGGCGTATGCAAAGGTTAAGCGTCCGTAG